In a single window of the Oscarella lobularis chromosome 2, ooOscLobu1.1, whole genome shotgun sequence genome:
- the LOC136183822 gene encoding cytosolic non-specific dipeptidase-like, whose protein sequence is MSAKKLDQINDHLTANIDKYVKELGNAVGIKSVSGDPQYREETRRMVAEYGKNELERLGATVELRELGTEPGTNPPLQLPPVILAQLGNDPAKKTVCIYGHLDVQPAEKSDGWNTEPFVLTEIDGKMYGRGSTDDKGPVLAWFNVIEAYQKLNLDIPINIKFCFEGMEESGSVGLEELVMSEKDKFFKDVDFTCISDNYWLGQTTPCVTYGLRGISYFLVEVKCAKQDLHSGVHGGVVHEAMTDLCHIFNSLVSSDGSIKIDHMNDDVKPLTPEEEATYEPIDFDTEVYKQELGVTQLAHNSKAKVLQHRWRFPSLSIHGVEGAFYGAGAKTVIPHNVIGKFSIRLVPNMDPNKVLKLVQDYIAKVHAATGSPNTVSVTSIHGAPAWVGDFNDVNFTAGRNAVKRVFGREADLTREGGSIPITLTFEEATGKSVMLLPIGSSDDAAHSQNEKLNRSNFLNGMKVLAAYFEEIANLSKK, encoded by the exons ATGTCTGCAAAAAAGCTTGACCAGATAAATGA CCATCTGACTGCGAACATCGACAAGTACGTGAAAGAATTGGGAAACGCTGTTGGAATCAAAAGCGTGTCTGGCGATCCACAGTATCGGGAGGAAACACGTCGAATGGTCGCAGAATATGGAAAAAAC GAGTTGGAACGTTTGGGTGCAACTGTCGAATTGAGGGAGCTCGGAACGGAGCCAGGAACGAATCCACCTCTTCAATTGCCTCCAGTCATTCTTGCTCAATTGGGAAATGATCCCGCGAAAAAGACG GTTTGCATCTATGGTCATTTGGATGTTCAGCCAGCTGAAAAA agCGATGGATGGAATACGGAACCGTTTGTTTTGACAGAGATTGACGGGAAAATGTACGGAAGAGGAAGTACTGATGATAag GGACCTGTTTTGGCTTGGttcaacgtcatcgaagcCTATCAGAAGTTGAATCTTGATATTCCCATTAACATCAAA TTTTGTTTTGAGGGAATGGAAGAGTCTGGAAGTGTTGGTCTCGAAGAATTGGTTATGAGTGAAAAGGACAAATTTTTCAAG GACGTCGATTTCACGTGCATTTCGGATAACTATTGGCTGGGACAGACGACTCCGTGCGTTACCTATGGACTGAG aGGAATTTCCTATTTCCTTGTTGAAGTGAAATGTGCCAAGCAAGATCTTCATTCTGGAGTCCACGGTGGAGTTGT GCATGAAGCAATGACTGATTTGTGCCACATTTTCAATTCTCTTGTCTCATCGGATGGATCAATCAAAATCGATCAtatgaacgacgacgtcaagccTCTGACTCCCGAAGAGGAAGCCACCTACGAGCCAATTGACTTTGATACG GAAGTGTATAAGCAAGAACTTGGTGTGACGCAATTGGCTCACAATTCCAAGGCTAAAGTTCTTCAGCATCGTTGGCGTTTTCCCAGCCTTTCCATTCACGGCGTTGAAGGCGCTTTTTATGGTGCAGGAGCAAAAACTGTCATTCCACACAAC GTTATTGGGAAATTTTCCATTCGACTCGTTCCCAACATGGATCCAAACAAAGTGTTGAAATTGGTTCAAGATTACATTGCTAAAGTTCATGCGGCAACCGGAAGTCCAAATACAGtcagcgtgacgtcaattcaCGGTGCTCCAGCTTGGGTTGGCGatttcaatgacgtcaattttacAGCAGGAAGAAATGCTGTGAAACGAG TGTTTGGGCGTGAAGCTGATTTGACACGCGAAGGTGGAAGCATTCCTATTACTCTGACCTTTGAAGAGGCAACAGGAAAAAGTGTCATGCTTCTTCCCATTGGATCGTCTGATGACGCAGCTCATTCTCAAAATGAGAAACTCAATCGATCCAACTTTCTTAATGGG ATGAAAGTTTTGGCTGCctattttgaagaaattgccaATCTGTCCAAGAAATGA